The uncultured Methanoregula sp. genomic sequence CACGGTGGCCTGCGAGATGGCGGGGGATGAGCTGATCATAACGTTTGCCGACGACGGGGTTGGGATCCCCCTCAACGAGAAGCAGAGGATCTTCGAGAAGGGCTACGGCAGGCACACAGGTTTTGGGCTCTTCCTTGTCCGGGAGATCCTTGCGATCACCGGCATTTCCATCCATGAGACCGGGTCCCATGGGAAGGGGGCACGGTTCGAGATCTCGGTACCGAACGGGGCATACCGGCAAAGGGAGTGACCGGCCTGCCCGTTTCCCGTTCGCACTCTTTTTAAGATCCGGGGTTGCAGTCAGATCATGAATCTCAAAGGCAGCAAGACGGAAAAGAACCTGCTCGCGGCATTTGCCGGAGAGTCACAGGCACGGAACCGTTACACCTTCTTTGCAAGTGCAGCAAAGAAAGAGGGTTACGAGCAGATCGCAGCGCTCTTCCTGCAGACGGCCGAGGAAGAGAAGGAGCACGGGAAGCTCTTCTTCAAACAGCTCACGGGCGGCGAGGTACAGATCACCGCGGGATACCCGGCAGGTATGATCGGGAAAACACTGGACAATCTCAAAGCTGCAGCTGACGGCGAGGAGATGGAATGGGGCACGCTCTACCCGGGATTTGCAGCAACGGCAACAAAGGAGGGGTTCAAGGATATCGCCTATCTCTTCAAGATGGTGGCAGAAGTGGAAGAGCACCATGAAGCGCGATACAGGAAACTGTACGCGAACCTGGAAAGCGGAACGGTCTTCAAGGCTGAGATGCCCGCGAAATGGTACTGCCGGAACTGTGGATTCATCCACGAAGGGAAGGTGGCTCCTGCCAAATGCCCGGTCTGCGAGCACCCGAAGGCGTACTTCGAGATAGCTGCAGAAAATTACTAATTTTTTCGGGAGAAAATACCACAACAGGCTGACGTTCTCCGGGACATTCCGGCATATCCCCGCCGGGCCCCGTCATTTCCTGGTGCCGTTTACGGGCCTTTTACCGCAGCGGTCTCGATGTAACTCTCGATAAGCACTTCACGGTTGTCAATGACCGCAGCCTTCACGGTTTTCAGCACGGGAACGGAGTTCCCGTTCCGGTTGAGCAGCATACGTTCCGAGCGATCAATGGTCATGCCCAGATCGGTAATCGGGCATTTCCCGTTCTCGGCAGGACAGATGAACCGGTGACAGATCTTCCCCTTCATCTCCTGCTCCGGATAGCCGGTCAACCGTTCTGCCTCGGGGTTTGCAGCGACGATCTCATGAGTTTTAGCATCGAGAATGATAACCGCGGCCTGGATGTGATTCCATATACCATGGAATTTTGCTTCTGACTGTTCCAGATCCGCCTTCTGGGAGGATATTCTCATCGAGAGAACCATAACCACGGCTGCGATGACGATAAAACAGATGACACGGGCGACTGCCCCGATAACGTTGAAGGGATTGTATCCCGTCAGGAAAATGACAAAGCCAAGATAGATGAATCCCATAACCGCTGAATACAGCACTCCTTTTTTCTGGTACCAGTAGGATGCGAGGATTATCGGAATGTAATAGACATGGGTAAAAACCGTCTGGGTTCCCTTCTGGAGACAATATACCGTCAGGAAAAGCACCATCACAGAAAGACCAAGAAGGACTGCATGTCTCCATGGAATAATGGGTTTTTTTGGGGGGGATGCAGTATCCATGGTATTCAATACAGGTTGCAGGGATAAAAATCTCATCGTTTCATACCGGGTAATATCAGATAATACATTCCATTCCGGCTCTGTTTTCCGGGCTTGCGATGTTTCTTTTATCGGTCTAGCCGAATGTTGTTGTAATGGTCCGATCCTCCACAATGTTGGTAATCGTATAGGATATCGTTGATCCCACCGATGACCCGCTGTACACCGTAGTCCCGTCCAGCTTGATAGTCAGGACTGCATAGCCTGCGTTCGGGACAAAGTAAATGGTCTTGCTGCTTCCCCGGGGAACCCGGACCTCTTGTGAATTTGCCAGTTTTACCGGGGGGGACTCGGAGCCATAGCCATATCCGCTGGGGGACCAGATGACCGTGACTGTTCTCGTCAATTCGGGGGCGGCCGTTGTAGGTGTACTTGTTGCAGAAAGGGTTGCAGTTGATGTGGGAGTTTCAGTGCCAGTAGGTGTCTGTGTTCCGGATGTTCCCGCACTCCATGTCTTGATCAGGAGACCGGATGCGTCATCCACGATCCTGACCCGTACCTCTGCAGACGGAAGGGGAACCGTGGGTACTCCGGCCAGGTCCGAGGTCATGCCGTAACCGGAGCCGTTATAATAAATATAGACCGTATTGCCCGTCCTGAACGGGCTGGTTGTCGCATCCGGTACCACCAGGTATGAACCATACGGGGTATCCACATAGACCCGTACGAAATACGGCGCTTCTCCGGGATCGATGAAGGTTACCATGTCCCCGCCCAGGTGTGTAATGGCCATCGCGGAATAGCCGGGCATCTTCTTGAAGCTGACATCTGTTGCAAGGTAGGCCGACGTTGGGATCTGGGGAATAATCCCGAACATGATCACAAAAATGGCAATCCCCAGGCCCACGACAAGGCTGACAATGAGGATTTCAGCAGTAATTTCACTGACAGCACCCTCTTCCCGATCCATGATGTTCAAAAACCCATCAACGTGGATGGAATAAAAACGTATCGCAGGCAGCCAGAGAGATTTTTTTGAAAAACAGAGCGGCAGGAGATAACCGGATGCCTAAAAAAAAGGCTATTCCAACGGATCTCTCAAAAGTGTGCTTCCGGTCCTGATGCGTTGTCTGAACGTGACCCTGCGGGTTATGGTATCCATCCCTGCTGTACCCATCGCTCGTACTCTTCGGTGCGGAAATCCCGGTTATCGATCACAATATCCTTAAAAAACTCCCGGTTGCCGCGAATCTCTTCTTCCTGCACGGGATCAGAGAAGCCGTCTGTAATCGCAGCCGCGAGTTTTTTCCCGAGCGCCCGTGCAGCCGGCCCTGCTGCATCCACGGCCTCCGGGTTCCCCCCGGTCGCTATGCTGATCCCGCCCGCCGAGATCACGCCAAGGTAGTTGAGAACATGGTTCTGGTACGCCACAACCTCGTCTCCTCCTGACGTGTGGGTGGTGGCAACCGAGCAGCCTTTTTTTCCCGCAAGCAGCTGGTAATGGATTGCATCCGCGAGACGATCAAAGAAGATCTTCATCTGGCCGGAGACATTGTCGATATAGACCGGCGATGCAAAGACGATCCCGTCGGCGTTCTTCATCCGTACAGCGAGCTCCGGGAGATCATCCTCGTATACGCAGATCCCGTTGAACGAACAGCCCTCGCAGGCCGTGCAGGGGGTGATGCGGAGGTCGCAGAGATCAACAATCTCGGTTTCGGCACCGGCTTCTGCTGCTCCTTCGAGTACAAAGCCGGCAAGTTGTCGTGTGGTGCTCCGGATCGTCCGGGGACTCCCGTGGATAGCGATGATCTTCATGTTTTATGGTTCCCGTGACAGATGATTGGGCGGTGATGGTTATTATGGTGAGGGAGGGTTTTTGATCTGAGTGAACAATCCGGCAGGGGACTGCATTACACCCGCCTGCGGGTTACTTCTTCAGGATACGTTCGAGCCAGTCACCGAGAAAAGCGCCCACGATAAAGATGAGCACGAAGATGACAATTACGATAACGAATCCGAACACGCCAAGAAAACTGACATCAATACCCATACCTCCGGGAACAAGGAACAATGTGAGCAGCACGAAGATAATTCCCGTAACGATCCCGGTGATAGCGCCATTCCTGAGGAGGCCCTTGTAGTCTTCCTTCCCCCGGTGAAAAAAGCCAAATGCCGCTCCAAAGATTAACGCCAGCAGTTCAAACCACATGCAGATACTCCTATTGAAGCAATATCACCTGCCCTCCACTAATACATTCCGGACGTACCGGGCATAACCGGGTAATTTACCTGCGGTTGAATCTCCCGTGGTCCGAAGCTCGCTGTCGGATGGGCACCCATCCCCTCAGCACCGCAGGGAGTTCTACCTTATTCCCCTGTTATCCTGAGCATCTCCCCGCCGTTTTTCAGGAAATCGTACCCTGCCGGTTCTGTCCGGGCCCCAAGGCCCGATGAACGGATCCGGCAGAGGAGTTCCTCAAAAAACTCCGCCCGCTCCCCGTTTGTGTTCACGACCGGGTAAATTCTCACCTCGCGTGCAACCCTTGCCATCTCCCGGATTGACCGGAGGTGAAATTCCTGCCCCAGGGAATTATACAGGAAGAGAAAGTGGGAACAGAGTCCGAGGTCGAACGACTGGTCCCGGAACGGGAGCCGGGGCAGGGCTCCTGCAATATAACGCCCTTGCATGAGCCCGGCCTCGTAATCCGCAAGAAACGACTGCATAGCGGTCATCCGTACCTGCTCAAGCTCGGACGGGGTGCGGATATGGTTCCAGGTAAAATTCTGCGGGTTCTCCCTGACCTGCTGCATCACCTCATCCCGGGCTGCACGGATCGAGCATCCGATCTGATCGTGAGAGTACTGGTACAGGGGATCGCAGGAAATAACAGGGTGCCCCAGTGCATGCATATGGGCATTGAAGCCGGCTGGCCCGTCGGAGCACCCGAGAATGGACCGGCAGAGGTCCCTGTCTGAAAGGTTGAACATCGCAACGTATTCGTCAAACGATCTCCCTCAGGGTACAACGGATTTCAGGATAAACGACATGCCTGTTGATGGTGTTGGATAAAGGCGTTATTATGGATAGCTGACCGGCACATGGCCAAAAAACCTCCGGAACAGAAAATATTATGAACCATGAAGAGAAGCATAGAACAATGTTTTCCATCCTGTATGTTGATGACGAGCCAGCCCTGCTCGAAATCAGCAGGATGTTCCTTGAGACCACCGGTGAATTCAGGGTCACAACGGTCGAATCAGGAAAGGAAGCGCTCACCCGCCTTGCAGAGGAAGAACCCGACGCTATAATCTCCGATTACCAGATGCCGGGGATGGACGGCATCGAACTCCTGAAAGCCGTCAGGAAATCCCACCCGGACACTCCTTTCATCCTCTTCACCGGCAGGGGTCGCGAGGAAGTGGTCATCGAGGCCATCAACAATGGTGCGGATTTTTACCTCCAGAAAGGAGGTGACCCGAGATCCCAGTTCGCCGAGCTCGCCCACAAGCTCCGGCAGGCAATCGCGAGGAGACGTGCGGAGAAAGCCCTCTTTGATTCTGAAAAACGCCTTGCCGATATCATCAATTTCCTCCCCGATGCCACATTCGCCATCGACCGGTCCGGCACGGTCATCGCATGGAACCGGGCTATCGAGGAGATGACCGGTGTTCCGGCAGCTGAGATGCTGGGTAAAGGGGATTATGAATACGCGATCCCGTTTTACGGGACACGGCGGAAGATCCTCATCGACCTGATCTTCGAGCCGGATGAGTACATTGCCAGAAATTATGCGCATATCATCCATGACAAGGACATCCTTATTGCGGATACCACGCTTCCCCGCCCTAAAGGCAAACCGGCCATCCTCTTCGGCAAGGCAAGTCCGCTCTATAACCGGCAGGGAGAAACGGTTGGTGCTATCGAGTCCATCCGCGACATCACGGAGTTAAAAACCGTTGAGGAAGAGTTGCGGGCAGGGGATGAGAAATACCGGGTTGTTGTTGAAAACAGCCACGACTCCATTTACATTTACCGGGGCAGCACGTTCCTTTTTGTCAATAACCGGACATCAGAACTGACCGGCTACCCCCATGATGAGCTCATGGAAAAAGATGTCTGGGACCTGGTCCATCCTGATGACCGCGCCCGGTTACAGGAATCCGTGATGCGAAGGATTTCCGGAGAACCGATCCCGCCCCTCTTCTCCGCACGAATCCTGACAAAGAACGGTGATGTGCGGGACGGGGAATTTTTTGTTGACCGGATCGTCTACCAGGGACAGCCGGCAATCCTTGGGATATTGCGGGATATCACTGAACGGAAACGGGCAGAGGAAAATCTTCGTGAAAGCGAGGGCCGGTTTGCCGCATTCATGAATCATCTTCCGGTAACGGCTTTCATCAAGGACGAGCAGAGCATCAATCTTTTTGTGAATGACCTGATGGGGGCGCTTTTCGGTGCCAGGGAATGGATCGGAAAGTCGGTTCTTGATATCTTCCCCAAGGATGCTGCAAAGAAGATGGTTGCAGATGACCTGCAGACCTTAAAAGACGGGTACCGGAAGACCTTCGAAACCCTGAACGTGAAGACCGGGGAGGAGAGGATTTTTGAAACCTATAAATTCCGGATTGATCGTGAGAACAAACCCCCCCTGATCGGCGGTTTCGCGGTTGATATTACGGATCGCAGGAAAGCGGAAGAAGAGGCCCGTGTGGCAGGTGAAGAACTCGCTGCATCATCAGAGGAGTTAAAGGCACAGTTCGATGAACTTGCCCGGGGCGAGCAGCGGATCCGCGAGAGCGAAATAAAGTACCGGGAGCTTGCCGAGCTGCTTCCCCAGATGGTCTTTGAAATGGATCTCCAGTTCCGGATTACGTATGCGAACCGGCACACCCTGACCACCATCGGAGTAACTGAACAGGATCTCCAGACCGGAGTGAATGCCCTGAACTTTATCGAGCCGTCACAGCATGAGCGGGTCCGGCAGAACCTGGAAAAAATACTCCGTGGCGAGCCGGCCGACAACCATGAATATACCGTTGTCCGCCTGGATGGCTCCACATTCCCTGTTCTTATCTATCCTGCCCCGATCTTCCGTGCCGGGCACCTGGAAGGGTTACGGGGGGTAATCCTCGATATCTCCGACCGGAAAAAGACCGAGGAGAACCTGCGGGAAAGCGAGGAGAAATACCGCCTGCTGGTAGAGGTGACCGGGACCGGCTACGTGATCCTGGACGAAGGGGGCAGGGTTCTCGATTCCAATTCCGAGTACGTGCGCCTGACAGGAAGGACCGGCCAGGCAGATATCATCGGCAGGAACGTTCTTGAGTGGACTGCGGAGCATGACCGGGAGAAGAATGCAACTGCGGTCCGGCAGTGCTTCCATGACGGTTACATACGGGGTTTCGAGGTGGATTATGTCGGCATGGACGGTCAAATTACACCCATCGAGGTCGATGCCGCCGTGGTGCATGAGAAAGAGGAGACCCGCATCATCACCCTGTGCCGGGACATCTCCGGCCGGAAATCTCTTGAGAGAGCCCTGCGGACTTCCGAGAGGCAGTACCGCACGCTCGTGGAGAACAGCTACGATATCATCTTCACGCTGGACAAGGTGGGGATCATTACCTTTGTATCCCCGAGAATAACCGCACTGCTCGGGTATCTGCCATCGGATATGACGGGGAAATCCTTCCGTACTGTTATCCATCCGGATGATCTCGCAGCATGTGACGAGTATTTCGCAACTATTGAAAAAGACGGTAAGAGCAGGGCCGGCGTCACGTACCGGGCCTTCCACGCTGACGGTTCAATCCGGCTCCAGGTCTCGAATATATCCCCG encodes the following:
- a CDS encoding PAS domain-containing protein, with product MDTASPPKKPIIPWRHAVLLGLSVMVLFLTVYCLQKGTQTVFTHVYYIPIILASYWYQKKGVLYSAVMGFIYLGFVIFLTGYNPFNVIGAVARVICFIVIAAVVMVLSMRISSQKADLEQSEAKFHGIWNHIQAAVIILDAKTHEIVAANPEAERLTGYPEQEMKGKICHRFICPAENGKCPITDLGMTIDRSERMLLNRNGNSVPVLKTVKAAVIDNREVLIESYIETAAVKGP
- a CDS encoding flavodoxin family protein, coding for MKIIAIHGSPRTIRSTTRQLAGFVLEGAAEAGAETEIVDLCDLRITPCTACEGCSFNGICVYEDDLPELAVRMKNADGIVFASPVYIDNVSGQMKIFFDRLADAIHYQLLAGKKGCSVATTHTSGGDEVVAYQNHVLNYLGVISAGGISIATGGNPEAVDAAGPAARALGKKLAAAITDGFSDPVQEEEIRGNREFFKDIVIDNRDFRTEEYERWVQQGWIP
- a CDS encoding PAS domain S-box protein, translated to MFSILYVDDEPALLEISRMFLETTGEFRVTTVESGKEALTRLAEEEPDAIISDYQMPGMDGIELLKAVRKSHPDTPFILFTGRGREEVVIEAINNGADFYLQKGGDPRSQFAELAHKLRQAIARRRAEKALFDSEKRLADIINFLPDATFAIDRSGTVIAWNRAIEEMTGVPAAEMLGKGDYEYAIPFYGTRRKILIDLIFEPDEYIARNYAHIIHDKDILIADTTLPRPKGKPAILFGKASPLYNRQGETVGAIESIRDITELKTVEEELRAGDEKYRVVVENSHDSIYIYRGSTFLFVNNRTSELTGYPHDELMEKDVWDLVHPDDRARLQESVMRRISGEPIPPLFSARILTKNGDVRDGEFFVDRIVYQGQPAILGILRDITERKRAEENLRESEGRFAAFMNHLPVTAFIKDEQSINLFVNDLMGALFGAREWIGKSVLDIFPKDAAKKMVADDLQTLKDGYRKTFETLNVKTGEERIFETYKFRIDRENKPPLIGGFAVDITDRRKAEEEARVAGEELAASSEELKAQFDELARGEQRIRESEIKYRELAELLPQMVFEMDLQFRITYANRHTLTTIGVTEQDLQTGVNALNFIEPSQHERVRQNLEKILRGEPADNHEYTVVRLDGSTFPVLIYPAPIFRAGHLEGLRGVILDISDRKKTEENLRESEEKYRLLVEVTGTGYVILDEGGRVLDSNSEYVRLTGRTGQADIIGRNVLEWTAEHDREKNATAVRQCFHDGYIRGFEVDYVGMDGQITPIEVDAAVVHEKEETRIITLCRDISGRKSLERALRTSERQYRTLVENSYDIIFTLDKVGIITFVSPRITALLGYLPSDMTGKSFRTVIHPDDLAACDEYFATIEKDGKSRAGVTYRAFHADGSIRLQVSNISPVSDDSGSILFYVGTARDVSDIKQSEFAIRETSRKLNLLNSITRHDVANQLTTLLGYTQLAMMSQSPQATNDFLLKIENSAKVIQRQIEFTRTYQEMGEHAPVWQRIGELVRIPVPKNIQVSCTCNQFEIYADPMLSNVFFNLFDNAIRYGEHVSAITVRCETAGSELVIYVEDNGVGIPLNEKPKLFRKGYGKNTGFGLFLAREILAITGISIQETGTHGKGARFEIAVPKDAYRPAT
- a CDS encoding rubrerythrin; the encoded protein is MNLKGSKTEKNLLAAFAGESQARNRYTFFASAAKKEGYEQIAALFLQTAEEEKEHGKLFFKQLTGGEVQITAGYPAGMIGKTLDNLKAAADGEEMEWGTLYPGFAATATKEGFKDIAYLFKMVAEVEEHHEARYRKLYANLESGTVFKAEMPAKWYCRNCGFIHEGKVAPAKCPVCEHPKAYFEIAAENY